The Solanum lycopersicum chromosome 8, SLM_r2.1 DNA segment GTGCAATGTGTCTAATTATGTAGTTTTTGCTCGTTCTTTTCTTGTAATTACATTTCAAAATGGCCAAAATATTAATAGATGATCTCAAAACCAGCCATCTAGGCTAATTTAGAGCCCAATAGAAAAACTACTAGCCCATTTAGTATAAGAAAATCAATCTACTaattccaaattttatttttttaaaaaaaaaatgtaattaggGTTTTAGTCCTTTTAGGGGTTTTACCAAGACTCAACAAAAATCCAGATAAGGTGTCAAAATATCCACAAAATTCCTTATAGATGTATTTTCATTGAagttccaaatccaaatccaaactCTTTGGCCATGGCTGCAAAATTCTCTACTGGTTTAGACATCCATTGCAGCATACCTTATACTTCAGATACAAAGCTTCTTtatggttcatcttcttcttccacCAAATCATCAAGATTGTCCATTAAAAGATTCACAGTTCTTTGCAATTCCACTTCAAAATCACCAAAACCAAATCTTGATTTGGATTCTTCAAGAAAAAAACCCTCACTTTCTGAACAACTAAAGCCACTTTCCAACACCATTCTTGATGACCCACCAAACCAAGCAAGGATTCTCTCTAAGCCAAAGTCTACTTGGGTAAACCCCACAAGGCCTAAACCTTCTGTTTTGTCTTTACAGAGGCAGAAAAGGTCTTCTTACTCTTATAATCCTCAAATTAGAGACCTTAAGAATTTTGCTAGGAGGTTAAGTGAGTCTCATTTCTCTGATGATGCTTTCTTGGCTGTTCTTGAAGATATCCCACATCCACCCACTAGAGATAATGCTTTGTTGGTGCTTAATAGTTTGAGGCCATGGCAAAAGaccctttttttctttaattggaTCAAGACTAGGAATTTGTTTCCTCTTGAAACTATCTTTTATAATGTTGCTATGAAGTCTTTGAGGTTTGGGAGGCAGTTTCACCAGATTGAGGAATTAGCTTTTGAGATGATTGATAGTGGGGTTGAGTTGGACAACATTACTTATTCTACTATTATTACTTGTGCTAAAAGGTGTAATCTTTTTGATAAGGCAGTTGAGTGGTTTGAGAGGATGTATAAGACTGGTTTGATGCCTGATGAGGTTACTTATTCAGCTGTTTTGGATGTGTATGCTCAGTTGGGGAAGGTTGAGGAGGTGATGAGCTTGTATGAGAGAGGGAGGGCTAGTGGATGGACTCCAGATCCTGTTGCTTTTGCTGTGTTGGCTAAAGTGTTTGGTGCAGCTGGGGATTATGATGGTATTAGGTTTGTGTTGCAAGAGATGAAGGCACTTGAAGTGCAGCCTAATTTGGTTGTGTATAATACATTGTTAGAAGCAATGGGTAAGGCTGGGAAGCCTGGTTTGGCAAGGAGTCTGTTTGAGGAAATGGTGGATTCAGGGCTTACCCCGGATGCGAAGACGTTAACGGCATTGATCAAGATTTATGGGAAGGCAAGGTGGGCTAGAGATGCTTTGGATCTTTGGGAAAGAATGAAGTCTAACGGATGGCCTATGGACTTCATTTTGTACAATACATTGTTGAGTATGTGTGCAGATCTTGGGTTAGAGGAAGAGGCCGAGACGTTGTTTCATGATATGAGGAGGTCGGAGAATTGTAGACTTGATAGTTGGAGCTATACAGCTATGCTTAACATATATGGAAGCGTTGGAAATGCAGAGAAAGCTATGGCTTTGTTTGAGGAAATGTCTAAAGTAGGGATCGAGCTTAACGTTATGGGATGCACTTGTTTGGTTCAGTGCTTTGGTAGAGCACAGAGGATAGATGATTTGGTTAAGGTGTTTGAAGTCTCAGTGCAGAGAGGAGTCAAGCCAGATGACAGACTTTGTGGATGCTTACTCTCAGTTGTGTCCTACTGCAAGGGCGACGATGCAGATAAGGTCCTTGCTTGTCTACAACAAGCTAACCCACGATTGGTAACCTTTGTCAAGATGCTAGAAGATGAGAGCACTAGCTATGACATTGTGAAAGAAGAGTTCAGGTCCATACTGACTAATACATCAGATGATGCTAGAAGGCCCTTCTGTAATTGTCTAATTGATATATGCAGAAAGAGAAATCGCGCAGAGAGGGCTCACGAGCTTCTATACTTGGGAACTGTATATGGACTATACCCAGGTTTACATACTAAGACACCAGAAGAATGGCGATTAAACGTCCGAGCACTATCTGTTGGTGCAGCTCAAACTGCATTTGAAGAATGGATGAGAACACTAGCTAAGATTGTGCAGAGTGAAGAGCCCTTACCTGAAGTGTTATCAGCAAACACTGGAGCTGGTACTCACAAGTTCTCACAGGGTTTGGCAAATGCCTTTGCTTCTCATGTGGAGAAGTTTGCTGCTCCTTTCAAACAGAGTGAAGAGAAGGCCGGTTTCTTCATCGCGACTCGTGAAGATGTAGTGTCATGGGTTCATTCAAAAGCAGCTGCAAATGCATAGATCATACTCTTTTACTTTTAGGATTATGGATTTAATTAAACTTGATTGATCATTGTACTTTGGGTAAACTGAATAATTATGAGAAGTTATTATCTAAGTGTTTCATTCCCAATGCCCCATTTGTAAGATGAACTTTACACAAAGATATAAACAACATTTCTCTCTTCTGTAAGTGGAAATCCACCACCAAAATACATAGATTCTCGCCTAAAGCTCTGTAACTAAGCCACCAACGTGATTACAAAAAGTAGAAATGAGGGGgggacaaaaagaagaagaaaaaacgaacttgaatgaatgaaagtatcCTTCTATGCAAAATCtagaaaagaagataaaaaataaaagatcctGTCTCTTTCTTCTACGTAAGTTCTCTGCTAGTGCTTCCACGGTGTAGCAGACGCGCGTAACACTAGTTTAGGCTGTTTATCAAGACGATAAGCAGGCCACTGTGCTTATGTTGACTTCAAATGATCCTCAAAATCCCCATCCTGATGATCCACTTCTCAAGAAACTGGGAGATTACCCAGCTTCCCTACTTCTCCCAAGATCTCAACTCAGGATCAAAAAGGCAGCAGCATTATAACAAATGGATATCATTGCTGCACAGATGCCATCAGTTGTAAAAACTCAGAGGTATTTCCCTGACGACTTCCAAATTCTTCCTTCAAGAGATATCACCATAACAGTAACATCGTCATGGTACTTCCTGCGGTCTCCTTGAGGGATATCCAGCAATTCATGCAATTCCATTCCTGCAGACGAAATTAAATCTGCTTGAGAACAGGTATCTGGCATGTCATAACCAATAAAAAACAGACTTCTTTTTTATTGGTTATAAAATCCTACCAAGTAGAATGAAGCTACCAAGAATACTATTGTGAAAAACGGAGCCTAAGCAAATAGTAGTCTTCATATTCCAGTCATACACTAGTAGAAAGCTTAGATAAGCATGTCATTGATCGTGTCCCAGAAACCCAAGAGTGCACGTGAAAGATGACTAAGATAAACAACCATGGTAAGCCCGTAAAAATAGCTGCACATAACTTACAACAATGCCATATGTTCAAaacatgcattttttttaaaaaaaaaaaagacaaggaTGAAGGAAATTTCAAACAGCATGCTCTTGAAATAGCATGACATGTGAGCAAGGAGCATGCCTTTCCTTAACCCAAAAAAGAATTGCAGAGGAGAAGAGAATTCTAAACAACTGCATAGCAAACACAGACACAAAAGCCAATATAATACACAAGCTTCTTAAATTTCCAAAAACAGCTAAACCATTCGCAGCAGAAGGGAAGGAAGGATAAGATCAGTTAGTGTACTAATAACACAAAATCAAGAATATAGTTTACTTGATCCCTTGTAATCACTAACAATCagttttaaagaagaaaaaatcaaactcTTTTTCAGTAAAAACAGGCCCAACGACGCTTCCCGAGAAGTCAAGAACTGAGTTGCAAACTATCTTTTTAAACACTTAAGAAAACGCAACCTAAAAGACCAGTACACAACTGCAAAAGTTGCAGAATCCAAGTGCAAAGGAAAAGGATTGAACTTCCCAGTCCTGAAAttgatttatttcttttctaacTATGCCTGGATTGTTAAGCAGAAGATATGAGTTTGGGCTTTTCTCCATGGGATAAGGAGCAAAAATTGATAGAGATAGTTGTCTATGAGAACCAAAAATTAAGAGACTGCATTGGCAGATAAAATTCTCATAGCAAAAACTCCAGTGGCTTAGAAAGATATAAACATCACGACCTCCAATGCATAGCAAGGTTGGAGAATTACCCAAACGAAAGGCTAGTTTACCTCTACCCCCAACAGGAAGACTAGACAGAAAACTTACCAGCTTTCTTCGCTGCACGGAACAGAAGCTCCTCAATCAGGTGTTGAGCAGGATCCCCATCTGGAAATTTCTCCATGAAATTCTCAACATGAGAGACCACCTCTTCATTGCTCAAGTCTTGGTATAAGCCATCTGAGGAGAGCACCAAAAACTGATCCCCTGGACAGAGTCTATGGTGGCGCAACGAAGGTGTACAAGAAACGTAAGGATCATTGCCAATGTACACATTCCGAAACATTTCTAGCAATACATCGTTGAATTTAGGCTGCACGAACATATATTCAAAATGTTAGGGGGACTAGCaacaaaaatgttttaaaatgtaTGTAGCTCTTCAATTGTGCGTCCAAAGAAGTACAtcaaatatgcaaaaaattatacaaGTCTCCACATTAAAGTGCAGTCAAAAATAGAAAGATATGTATCATACAGAACACAGGACAAATGAATGTTTGCACAAGATGGCAGTATGTCAAAGAGGGAATTCTGTATCCAAGTTTAAGCAAAAATGAGACtccaaaatgtgaaatttgatgCCAAGGACAAGATTTCGGAATTAGACGCTAGAATGAAGAATGAGAAGTGAAGACTAACCTGTTTGAGGAAGCCTGCACCAAAGGCACGAGTGACCTTCAAACGACCTTTTACCCGACCATTGACAATGCAATTGCTGTCATCTGGGTGCTCACTCTTGATTCTAATAACTTCCTGAAATTATCAGAGAAAGATATCAACTTAAGAACCAGTTCTTGTTAAAATATAAGAAGAAGAACATATGCTATAAGCAATAGCAAGTAATATTATAGTAAACAGCATAAGAAGACTAGTTTCATCATTAATGTCTTGTAACCATAAAATATACATCGCACAACACAGTCGAACATAAAACATACACATCATAGCAGGCAGGCAAAGGGAGAAGTCATCATACTCACTTTTGAATATATGTGAATAATACTAAGAGAGGTAGCCTGAAGAACCAGAGTCTATAAAAGCATACCATCCTGCTCCCTATCTGCAAACCTTGTATGATGTATCACTTTCTTAGCACGATCAGCATGCAAGCCAACTTTCACGAGATCGCATCAAAAGGTCTATCCATCTGTGTACACTGTACAGCAGATGAGGACTTCCCGGGGGTAACCCGTTCTGTGACTAATCTCGCTCAAGCACAACTATTGTACAACAGATGCTCTCTAATTAAGTTGCACAAACACATGCTGGTTTTCTTGAACAGGAGTTCTCCTTTTAGTCCTTCAGACTCTTTTTAGTAGCTTTAAGTTTTCATATTAGTTAATTTGTATTGTTCCACAAGTAGATCAGTAGAGATTCACCATAAAATTGTTCATAAAACTTGAAGGTACATTCTGCAAACTGCTTCCATTCTAGATAGAGGAGTAATTTCTATAATCTAAGGCAACAGTAAACCCTGAAGCAGAGCCCTTTAACTCACTATGGCCGTCCATTGAGAGCTGCAGAGACTAAAGCTAATTTACATTGCTTACAAGCCATCacaaataattcattaaatttgaaatagtgGTTTATCTTCAGACTCGAAGGATAAGAAGTTGATTGAAAACCTAAATCCTAAACTATGCTCTCAATGTAATTGCTTAAATCAACAGAAGACATAGCCATACTGCTTTGAAGTAAATTGCCGGTAATAGAGATTATATCAGTAAACGCACAAATGAAACATGACCCAATTCGTAATTCGCAAGAGGGTATCTAGACTTCTTGTTCAGAATTTAACATGGTCAATGTACACATACTATTAATTTTCCAGCTTCCCaaatcctttttcttcttccaagTAAACTAGGCATTAGCTGGTCTCAAAATGCAAAGTACTGGCTTCTTTAATATCAATTTATTATCATTAGAATGACATAAATCAAAAGGCAGCACATGACAAGAAACCACCCTATTTATGCAGGCAATTCAGACCAACCATAAGCATCAGATTAAAAAAGTTCCCCTACATTGACACCAAGCAAGTTGTTCTAGCCATATAAAACTGGACACTCATATTCACATAATCTAAAATTGCAGAAATAGTCGCTAGTAATGGTCATCTCAAAGTCAAGGTGATCAGAACTCCGATTGAAGGTCACTGGATGTAATTTATAACAAGTGGTATAGCAAATATCGTTGAGATAAGTGACTATAAATGTGGTTTATGATAACTAGTTCATTGAACAATCTGCTGAGTTGGTATGATACAACTTCAAATTGATCATCACTTGATTCAGTTAATAACAAGTGGTATGGCCAATATCTTTGAGGCAAGTGGGATAGATGTGGTTTACAATAACTAATTCATTAAACAATCTGTTGAGTTGGTTAGCAGAAACTTTAATTGTACCTAATTGGAAAAGAAAAGTGACTAGCACTTGAAGAATAAGTCAACAGAAGTCTTTATCAGATGGTTATACCAGCAAACCTTCCTAACATTTAAGAGTTGATTACACTTGGATCAAGAATTAGTGACCGACAAGATTAACAATAAGGCAGAGAGATGCATAATATATCTCTACAGTGGCAACTTCAAGACAAACCAGCCTTCAAAGTTCCTATTTGGAAACATATCCAAGTGAAATTGTATCGCACACTACATTAAAACAACCAAATTTCTTCAAAAGACAACTGCACAT contains these protein-coding regions:
- the LOC101264145 gene encoding pentatricopeptide repeat-containing protein At5g46580, chloroplastic, whose translation is MAAKFSTGLDIHCSIPYTSDTKLLYGSSSSSTKSSRLSIKRFTVLCNSTSKSPKPNLDLDSSRKKPSLSEQLKPLSNTILDDPPNQARILSKPKSTWVNPTRPKPSVLSLQRQKRSSYSYNPQIRDLKNFARRLSESHFSDDAFLAVLEDIPHPPTRDNALLVLNSLRPWQKTLFFFNWIKTRNLFPLETIFYNVAMKSLRFGRQFHQIEELAFEMIDSGVELDNITYSTIITCAKRCNLFDKAVEWFERMYKTGLMPDEVTYSAVLDVYAQLGKVEEVMSLYERGRASGWTPDPVAFAVLAKVFGAAGDYDGIRFVLQEMKALEVQPNLVVYNTLLEAMGKAGKPGLARSLFEEMVDSGLTPDAKTLTALIKIYGKARWARDALDLWERMKSNGWPMDFILYNTLLSMCADLGLEEEAETLFHDMRRSENCRLDSWSYTAMLNIYGSVGNAEKAMALFEEMSKVGIELNVMGCTCLVQCFGRAQRIDDLVKVFEVSVQRGVKPDDRLCGCLLSVVSYCKGDDADKVLACLQQANPRLVTFVKMLEDESTSYDIVKEEFRSILTNTSDDARRPFCNCLIDICRKRNRAERAHELLYLGTVYGLYPGLHTKTPEEWRLNVRALSVGAAQTAFEEWMRTLAKIVQSEEPLPEVLSANTGAGTHKFSQGLANAFASHVEKFAAPFKQSEEKAGFFIATREDVVSWVHSKAAANA